From the Deinococcus radiophilus genome, one window contains:
- a CDS encoding ClbS/DfsB family four-helix bundle protein — protein MDRTELLAELRQEFQTWQSLNAQAERQDRTDVPMPNGWTWRELLAHLAAWQEVTRARLRAAPDGYGLSYPAWASGQNPDDQDVDALNARVQSTAQGQSWKATQAAWEAGFQEVSRLGRSFSATELEQARDWLEGYTLLDVLRGTLEHHHADHLPQAQRWLQQQP, from the coding sequence TGGCAGTCGCTGAACGCCCAGGCCGAACGTCAGGACCGCACCGATGTCCCCATGCCGAACGGCTGGACCTGGCGCGAGCTGCTGGCGCATCTGGCGGCGTGGCAGGAGGTCACTCGCGCCAGGTTGCGGGCTGCCCCGGATGGGTACGGGCTGTCTTACCCAGCCTGGGCCAGTGGGCAGAACCCCGATGATCAGGACGTTGATGCCCTCAATGCCCGCGTCCAGTCCACTGCCCAAGGCCAAAGCTGGAAAGCTACGCAGGCCGCCTGGGAAGCGGGTTTCCAGGAAGTCTCGCGTCTAGGCAGGAGCTTCAGCGCGACGGAACTGGAGCAGGCGCGGGACTGGCTGGAGGGGTATACCCTGCTGGACGTGCTACGCGGCACCCTGGAGCATCACCATGCGGATCATCTGCCCCAAGCACAGCGCTGGCTGCAGCAGCAACCGTAA
- a CDS encoding serine protease, producing the protein MSIPSLLLAACGVSSPDTGAQQGGNATARPTPTLNAELGAQIVNGTASALGARPYQVALLKNGSLNCGGSLIAPDWVMTAAHCVSNGSSYGLTIRAGSLYYANGGQTSTVSAVRVHPNYNDSTTANDIALLKLSTPMTLNSNVALGKIPGDSVEAVLDVRGKYAVVSGWGKTGANAGISSNLREVSIPITPNPTTCGSDRPPGNTICGEAYQGKDSCNGDSGGPLAQVLNNKHYVLGIVSYGPSACNGYGVYTRVNAFKSWIQTTSGVVADNGDGTPTDPTPEPTPPTYDRTYEGTLYSGQNNITQYFNYAGGTLTGELKFPAGADFDLYLQKWNGSSWAYVAQADGTSNPERISYTAASGYYRWIVNTYSGSGAYTLGENN; encoded by the coding sequence ATGTCGATCCCGTCTCTCTTGCTGGCCGCCTGTGGAGTTTCTTCTCCCGATACAGGTGCTCAGCAGGGGGGCAACGCCACCGCTCGCCCTACCCCTACCCTGAACGCTGAATTGGGAGCCCAGATCGTGAACGGGACCGCCAGCGCCCTAGGCGCTCGCCCCTATCAGGTGGCCCTGCTCAAGAATGGCAGCCTCAACTGTGGTGGCAGCCTGATTGCCCCAGACTGGGTGATGACCGCCGCGCACTGCGTGAGCAACGGCAGCTCCTATGGCTTGACTATCCGTGCAGGCAGCCTGTACTACGCCAATGGTGGACAGACCAGCACCGTCAGCGCCGTGCGGGTCCACCCCAACTACAACGACAGCACTACTGCCAACGACATTGCCTTGCTGAAACTCAGCACCCCTATGACGCTGAACAGCAACGTGGCCCTGGGTAAGATCCCCGGTGATTCGGTAGAAGCTGTACTGGACGTGAGAGGGAAGTACGCTGTCGTCTCCGGCTGGGGCAAAACGGGTGCGAACGCTGGAATCAGCAGCAACCTGCGTGAAGTCAGCATTCCTATCACGCCCAACCCCACCACCTGCGGCTCGGATCGCCCACCCGGCAACACCATCTGCGGCGAAGCCTACCAGGGCAAGGACAGCTGTAACGGCGATAGCGGCGGTCCGCTGGCCCAAGTCCTGAACAACAAGCACTATGTGCTGGGGATCGTGTCGTACGGCCCCTCGGCCTGCAACGGCTACGGCGTTTATACCCGCGTCAACGCCTTTAAGTCCTGGATTCAGACGACCAGCGGTGTCGTGGCCGATAACGGCGACGGCACGCCGACGGACCCTACGCCCGAACCTACCCCGCCCACCTATGACCGCACCTATGAAGGCACCTTGTATAGTGGTCAGAACAACATCACCCAGTACTTCAACTATGCGGGCGGAACCCTCACCGGCGAGCTGAAGTTCCCTGCTGGCGCTGACTTTGACCTCTACCTCCAGAAGTGGAACGGCAGCAGCTGGGCTTACGTCGCCCAGGCCGACGGCACCTCCAACCCTGAGCGCATCTCCTACACTGCCGCAAGCGGCTACTACCGCTGGATCGTCAACACTTACAGCGGCAGCGGCGCTTACACCCTGGGTGAAAACAACTAA
- the sdaAA gene encoding L-serine ammonia-lyase, iron-sulfur-dependent, subunit alpha, whose product MKLEDIMQAPAPASEWVLRQDCEDSGLDPQAVRAEMLRRIGEMRDSVERGLQNDAKSITGMVGWNAKGLWEAQDTLNAPLLVRVQAYAMAVNEENARMGRIVAAPTAGSAGTVPGALLGVADHLGLNDEQLVGPLILAAGIGKAISEKMFISGAAGGCQAEIGSSAAMAAAAVTELMGGSPRAAVHAAALALTNTIGLVCDPVGGYVEVPCVSRNAFFAVHAVSAAQLALANLESFIPPDEVVTAMAEVGRMMPPALRETAEGGLAQTPTGRQIMERMESGEMEPLPMSR is encoded by the coding sequence ATGAAACTAGAAGACATCATGCAGGCCCCCGCCCCCGCGTCCGAATGGGTGCTGCGGCAGGACTGTGAGGACTCGGGGCTGGACCCACAGGCCGTCCGCGCCGAGATGCTGCGCCGTATCGGGGAGATGCGCGACTCGGTAGAGCGCGGCCTACAAAACGACGCCAAGAGCATCACCGGCATGGTGGGCTGGAACGCCAAGGGCCTGTGGGAAGCCCAGGACACGCTGAATGCGCCGCTGCTGGTGCGGGTGCAGGCCTACGCGATGGCCGTCAACGAGGAAAATGCCCGAATGGGCCGGATCGTGGCGGCTCCCACGGCGGGCAGCGCTGGGACCGTGCCGGGTGCCTTGCTGGGCGTGGCCGACCACCTGGGGCTGAACGACGAGCAACTGGTTGGTCCCCTTATTCTGGCTGCGGGCATCGGTAAGGCGATCAGCGAGAAGATGTTTATTTCGGGCGCGGCGGGCGGCTGTCAAGCCGAGATCGGGTCCAGCGCTGCGATGGCCGCCGCCGCCGTCACCGAGCTGATGGGCGGTTCGCCCCGCGCTGCTGTTCACGCTGCCGCACTGGCCCTGACCAACACCATCGGGCTGGTGTGCGACCCCGTAGGCGGCTATGTGGAAGTGCCCTGTGTCAGCCGCAATGCCTTTTTCGCAGTTCACGCGGTGAGCGCAGCGCAACTGGCGCTGGCCAACCTCGAGAGCTTTATCCCGCCCGACGAGGTGGTCACGGCGATGGCCGAAGTAGGCCGCATGATGCCGCCTGCCCTGCGTGAAACGGCGGAAGGTGGCCTGGCCCAGACCCCCACCGGCCGCCAGATTATGGAACGCATGGAAAGCGGCGAGATGGAACCGCTGCCGATGAGCCGCTGA
- the sdaAB gene encoding L-serine ammonia-lyase, iron-sulfur-dependent subunit beta — translation MTLLDMVGPVMVGPSSSHTAGACRIGLAAHHLLGEVPRHADIGLHASFAKTGRGHGTHFALVAGLLGYAPDDPRLPGSFGDARELGVDFNFSHIELADVHPNTARIRAAGHSHQVDIIASSTGGGVILITRINGVAVQLSAAYPTLLLQYQDRPSVLSRITTAIAAEEVNIATLNCTRDRRGGTAMVTIELDGPGIHPDLLNSFRRYSGMQWVQLMPKLMDG, via the coding sequence ATGACGCTTCTGGACATGGTTGGGCCGGTGATGGTCGGGCCGAGCAGCAGCCACACGGCTGGCGCATGCCGCATCGGGCTGGCTGCCCATCACTTGCTCGGCGAGGTGCCGCGCCACGCTGACATTGGTCTGCACGCCTCGTTTGCCAAGACGGGACGCGGGCACGGCACTCACTTTGCGCTGGTGGCGGGCTTGCTGGGCTATGCGCCCGACGATCCCCGGCTGCCCGGCAGTTTCGGGGATGCCCGCGAGTTAGGCGTGGATTTCAATTTCAGTCATATTGAACTGGCCGACGTTCACCCCAACACCGCCCGCATTCGGGCAGCGGGGCATAGCCACCAAGTGGACATAATCGCCAGTTCTACTGGTGGTGGCGTGATCCTGATTACCCGGATCAACGGTGTAGCTGTGCAGCTGAGCGCCGCTTACCCCACGCTCTTACTGCAATACCAGGACCGCCCCAGTGTGCTGTCGCGCATCACCACGGCTATCGCTGCCGAAGAGGTGAACATTGCCACCCTGAACTGCACCCGCGACCGGCGGGGCGGCACCGCGATGGTCACCATCGAGCTGGACGGCCCTGGCATTCACCCTGACCTGCTGAACAGTTTCCGGCGCTACTCCGGTATGCAGTGGGTCCAGCTGATGCCCAAGCTGATGGACGGCTAG
- the recO gene encoding DNA repair protein RecO produces MTSPASSARPGRQRSVTRSGIVLRRWKTPRGDLIVSLLTPQGKLKAIARGGLRGKHASPLNLFHHVELQVYSRPGDDLAVIQQASLEGALSRLALPERHPYAHLLAELAELLFQEGETDEYGPQAFDLFAGGLRGVAGHADPEWVTLVISYKLLALAGFPPRTRVCVRCGAPDPQHPDPFGGELLCGRCSHQRALSPSTLDFLRNVVRRSVRQNMDSPVPPGERRALWQGLERFVGVQVGKVRSWPQLYTQP; encoded by the coding sequence GTGACCTCGCCCGCTTCTTCTGCCCGCCCTGGCCGTCAGCGTTCGGTCACGCGCAGTGGCATCGTGCTGCGGCGCTGGAAGACCCCCAGGGGCGACCTGATCGTCAGCCTGCTGACCCCGCAGGGCAAGCTGAAAGCCATTGCGCGCGGTGGGCTGCGCGGCAAGCATGCCAGTCCGCTGAACCTGTTTCACCACGTGGAATTGCAGGTCTACAGCCGCCCTGGTGACGACCTGGCGGTGATCCAGCAGGCCAGCTTGGAGGGGGCGCTGTCGCGCCTGGCACTGCCGGAACGCCACCCCTACGCGCACCTGCTGGCCGAACTGGCCGAGCTGCTGTTTCAAGAAGGCGAAACCGACGAGTACGGCCCGCAGGCTTTTGACCTGTTCGCGGGGGGCCTGCGCGGTGTGGCAGGACATGCCGACCCCGAGTGGGTCACGCTGGTCATCAGTTACAAATTGCTGGCCCTGGCCGGATTTCCCCCACGCACCCGCGTTTGCGTGCGCTGCGGCGCGCCGGACCCACAGCACCCCGACCCGTTTGGCGGCGAGCTGCTGTGCGGGCGCTGCTCGCACCAGCGGGCGCTGAGTCCAAGCACGCTGGATTTCCTGAGGAATGTCGTGCGCCGCTCGGTACGCCAGAACATGGACAGCCCGGTGCCGCCAGGTGAGCGCCGGGCGCTGTGGCAAGGCCTGGAGCGCTTTGTAGGGGTACAGGTCGGCAAGGTTCGCAGCTGGCCCCAGTTGTATACCCAGCCCTAG
- a CDS encoding sensor histidine kinase encodes MICDTQTSSLVAPADHQASAALGIIACMSVPILKEGRLVGAFSVTDDRPRDWTEAELALLRDVGERMWEAVGRARAEAALMESEAKYRTLFNSIDEGFCTIEVLFEGGQAVDYRFLDMNPAFVRQTGMEGAIGRTMREFVLDHEPAWFEMYGQIAQTGQAQRFQQEAAGLNRFYDVYAFRVGAPAAHHVAVIFNDITARKQADAQLHDLNRTLEHRVTERTQELMNERVALEILNEELEAFNYSVSYDLMTPVRHVEGFARLAAKNLEDPVKAQRHLDTVPQGARRMETLIEARLTLSRTGRREPKISAVDLGQLAEQAQLDVQAQVGERQVEWHIGPLPQVQGDSGMLQQVMTNLLDNAVKYSCTRDQAVIEVWAEEAGGQWNVFVRDNGVGFNPEDGHKLFGIFQRLHRQDAFAGTGVGLSLVRRTVLRHGGTVSATGAVGQGGTFQITSPKPAA; translated from the coding sequence ATGATCTGCGATACCCAGACCTCTTCGCTGGTTGCCCCAGCGGACCACCAAGCCTCAGCGGCACTGGGCATCATCGCCTGCATGAGCGTGCCCATTCTTAAAGAAGGTCGGTTGGTCGGCGCTTTTTCTGTGACTGACGACCGGCCACGCGACTGGACCGAAGCGGAATTGGCCCTGCTGCGTGACGTGGGAGAGCGGATGTGGGAGGCGGTCGGACGCGCCCGCGCCGAAGCGGCCTTGATGGAGTCCGAAGCGAAATACCGTACCCTCTTCAATTCCATTGACGAAGGCTTTTGCACCATTGAGGTGCTGTTTGAAGGAGGCCAGGCGGTGGATTACCGCTTCTTGGACATGAATCCGGCATTTGTCCGGCAAACCGGTATGGAAGGAGCCATAGGCCGGACCATGCGTGAATTCGTACTGGACCACGAACCTGCCTGGTTCGAGATGTATGGTCAGATTGCCCAGACGGGTCAGGCCCAGCGCTTCCAACAAGAAGCGGCTGGGTTGAACCGGTTTTACGATGTCTACGCTTTCCGGGTCGGCGCACCCGCCGCTCACCATGTGGCCGTGATTTTTAACGACATCACAGCGCGCAAGCAGGCCGACGCGCAGCTTCACGATCTGAACCGCACCCTGGAACATCGCGTCACCGAACGTACCCAGGAACTGATGAACGAGCGGGTGGCCTTAGAGATACTGAACGAGGAACTGGAAGCCTTCAACTACAGCGTGTCATACGACTTGATGACACCCGTGCGGCATGTCGAAGGCTTTGCCAGACTGGCGGCCAAAAATCTGGAGGACCCTGTCAAGGCACAGCGGCATCTGGACACGGTGCCGCAAGGAGCGCGGCGCATGGAAACCCTGATTGAAGCCAGGCTGACGCTGTCGCGCACTGGACGGCGCGAGCCGAAGATCAGTGCGGTTGACCTTGGCCAACTGGCGGAGCAGGCCCAGCTGGACGTGCAAGCTCAAGTGGGAGAGCGTCAGGTAGAGTGGCACATCGGTCCCTTGCCGCAGGTGCAAGGAGACAGCGGAATGTTGCAGCAAGTCATGACCAATCTGCTGGACAATGCCGTGAAGTACAGCTGCACCCGCGACCAGGCCGTTATTGAAGTCTGGGCAGAAGAAGCCGGCGGGCAGTGGAATGTCTTTGTGCGGGACAATGGCGTGGGGTTCAATCCGGAAGACGGCCACAAACTGTTCGGTATCTTCCAGCGCCTGCACCGTCAGGACGCATTCGCGGGCACCGGCGTAGGCCTTTCGTTGGTGCGCCGGACCGTTTTGCGGCATGGCGGCACGGTCAGTGCTACTGGAGCAGTGGGTCAGGGAGGCACCTTCCAGATCACCTCGCCCAAGCCTGCCGCCTAG
- a CDS encoding MgtC/SapB family protein, which translates to MDPAIWEQLNLMSGLLVAAVLSGLIGWERERHQRSTHTAGLRTHILVGVSAALFIVLGENLVTSFAKEDDQVRFDMIGILGAVVSGVSFLGAGAIFSSKGGEGAKGLTTAAGLLATAAVGVACGLHLYVLAAGATALFLFTLGPLSRLSAQAQQEDVAKPPQHRS; encoded by the coding sequence ATGGACCCTGCCATATGGGAGCAACTGAACCTGATGAGCGGCCTGCTGGTAGCAGCCGTCCTGAGTGGCCTGATCGGCTGGGAGCGTGAGCGTCATCAGCGCAGCACCCATACTGCCGGGCTACGCACGCACATCCTGGTGGGGGTCAGTGCAGCGCTGTTCATTGTGCTGGGCGAGAACCTGGTGACCTCCTTCGCCAAAGAGGACGATCAGGTGCGCTTTGACATGATCGGCATTCTGGGAGCCGTCGTCAGCGGGGTCAGTTTTCTGGGGGCAGGGGCCATCTTCTCATCCAAAGGTGGTGAAGGTGCCAAGGGACTGACCACCGCAGCTGGACTGCTGGCTACCGCCGCCGTCGGGGTGGCCTGCGGGCTGCATCTGTATGTTCTGGCCGCCGGAGCGACTGCACTGTTTCTCTTTACCCTGGGACCACTCAGCCGTCTCAGCGCCCAGGCACAACAGGAGGACGTAGCCAAGCCACCTCAACATCGCTCCTGA
- a CDS encoding DoxX family protein, with protein sequence MRTKTRLSLLQHLARFVLGAALITAGTGHLTFARKEFPAQVPKMLTDGPLYLDQDMIVLASGVAEIGLGTALVALPKARRTVGLIAAGFFAAVFPGNISQYLTGTDAFGLNSDRARFGRLLFQPMLIAWALWSTGAWPRR encoded by the coding sequence ATGAGGACGAAGACCAGACTGTCGCTTCTGCAACATCTCGCCCGCTTTGTGCTGGGAGCCGCCCTGATCACTGCTGGTACCGGGCACCTTACTTTTGCCCGCAAAGAATTCCCGGCGCAGGTGCCCAAAATGCTGACCGACGGCCCGCTTTACCTTGATCAGGACATGATCGTGCTGGCCTCAGGGGTGGCTGAAATCGGGCTGGGAACAGCGTTGGTGGCGCTGCCCAAAGCGCGCCGCACCGTCGGGCTCATTGCAGCGGGATTTTTCGCCGCTGTTTTTCCGGGCAACATCTCGCAGTATCTGACCGGAACCGACGCTTTCGGACTGAACTCAGACCGCGCCCGCTTTGGGCGGTTGCTGTTTCAGCCGATGCTGATCGCCTGGGCGCTGTGGAGCACCGGAGCCTGGCCGCGCCGCTAA
- a CDS encoding proline dehydrogenase family protein, whose protein sequence is MSQFDQLYRQVALSVATHPVVEKVVSKQGWALAQRFVSGESAEDAIEAIKRLEQSGILGNLDLLGEFVTTPEPANQNTELILQAMDKVHAAGLTPYNSIKLSSIGQGQQIGGQDLGDVNARRIVARAKQYGGFVNLDMEDHPRVDETLRLFRELVQEFGNQHVGTVLQAYLHRTEEDRRSLDDLKPNLRIVKGAYLEPESVAMQDKAEIDAAYRRLVYEHLQAGNYCNVATHDHNIIYDVMHFELAHGIPKSQFEFQLLYGIREDLQRELAAQGYTVRSYIPFGKEWYGYYSRRIAERPKNVLFVLRGLI, encoded by the coding sequence ATGAGCCAATTCGATCAGCTGTACCGCCAGGTGGCCCTGAGTGTCGCCACCCATCCCGTCGTGGAAAAAGTCGTCAGCAAGCAGGGCTGGGCGCTGGCTCAGCGCTTCGTGTCGGGCGAGTCTGCCGAGGACGCCATTGAGGCCATCAAACGCCTGGAGCAGAGCGGCATCCTGGGCAACCTGGACCTGCTGGGCGAGTTCGTGACCACCCCCGAGCCTGCCAACCAAAACACCGAATTGATTTTGCAGGCCATGGACAAGGTTCACGCCGCCGGCCTGACCCCTTACAACTCCATCAAGTTGTCTTCTATCGGCCAGGGTCAGCAGATCGGCGGCCAAGACCTGGGTGACGTGAACGCCCGGCGTATCGTGGCGCGCGCCAAGCAGTACGGCGGCTTCGTGAACCTGGACATGGAAGACCATCCCCGCGTGGATGAAACGCTGCGGCTGTTTCGCGAGTTGGTGCAGGAATTTGGCAACCAGCATGTCGGCACGGTGCTGCAAGCCTACCTGCACCGCACCGAGGAAGACCGCCGCAGCCTGGACGATCTGAAGCCCAACCTGCGAATCGTCAAGGGTGCCTACCTGGAGCCTGAAAGCGTCGCCATGCAGGACAAGGCCGAAATTGACGCTGCTTACCGCCGCTTGGTGTACGAACACCTGCAAGCTGGCAACTACTGCAATGTGGCCACCCACGACCACAACATCATTTACGACGTGATGCACTTCGAACTGGCCCATGGCATTCCCAAGAGCCAGTTCGAGTTCCAGCTGCTGTACGGCATCCGCGAAGACCTTCAGCGTGAACTGGCTGCGCAGGGCTACACCGTCCGCTCGTACATTCCCTTCGGCAAAGAGTGGTACGGTTACTACTCACGCCGTATCGCCGAACGCCCCAAGAATGTACTGTTTGTGTTGCGTGGCCTGATCTGA
- a CDS encoding S8 family peptidase encodes MKNRIGAWVLSLTAALGLGLATQADAQTFKLSPGLQKKLQAGEQEPVGVIVRFQFANNAQGKQNLGQLRSQLARAINGLGPSARVINEALREGEATELWLDQSVYLPLTPRQALALASMPNVKEVFENFQVEVPRTVAQSTASVPAATPAHLQQIGVLPAWAAGFRGSGIRIGHLDSGIDASHPELSGKVAAFAEFDAEGNRVSGAQTRDTTNHGTHTAGLMVGKSVGVAPDAKVISALVLPNNSGTFAQVIAGMQYVIDPDGKPTTNDGAQIVNMSLGVPGTFSEFMVPVQNMLSAGVVPVFAIGNYGPSAGTTGSPGNIPEAIGVGAVDSNGQVATFSSRGPAIWNIGGQNVTVTKPDIAAPGVALTSSVPGGGYAALSGSSQASPLVAGATALMLQARPGSTVPAIKDALYTTASGGATKNNNVGHGLINLPAAMTKLGVNLNQPTPAPAPTPAPTPTPTPAPTPTPTPTPAPAPVPAPAPTPTPTPAPAPVPTPPPVPTPSPTPANPTGPAGFTFCGWENSRCTGATQREVAFGANGKFVTGTSTEDSFLCTVTEWGTNPAPGVRKACFIKNPVSQPAPAPAPAPAPQPTPAPAPTTKPRVLLVDDDGGSAKDVTTYLRDAVKANAVTGGAYVWDTRRGSVPLSEMRKADIVLWATGDAYTNTLTSQDIQNLMAYMQGGGRVLLTGQDIGYDVGKTTFYDTYLGSRFVQDSSGTSVFRTAAPLGVTNYSLNASGSAANQLYPDVLAATRGAVVAGNWTTQISAQSLPADPNPRRAAGRAAPQITAQSTETGSIVLFDAGTYKSANLGFGLEGLTPQARNTLTAQLFSWLMR; translated from the coding sequence ATGAAGAACCGAATCGGTGCATGGGTCCTGAGCCTGACGGCAGCTCTGGGGCTGGGCCTGGCCACTCAGGCAGACGCCCAGACCTTCAAGCTGTCTCCCGGCCTCCAGAAGAAACTCCAGGCGGGTGAGCAAGAACCTGTCGGTGTGATTGTGCGTTTTCAGTTCGCCAACAATGCCCAGGGGAAGCAGAACCTGGGGCAGTTGCGCTCTCAGCTGGCGCGGGCCATCAATGGTTTAGGCCCCTCAGCCCGTGTGATCAACGAAGCGCTGCGCGAGGGTGAAGCCACCGAACTGTGGTTGGACCAGAGTGTGTATCTGCCGCTGACGCCCCGTCAGGCCTTGGCACTGGCCTCCATGCCCAATGTCAAAGAGGTCTTCGAGAACTTCCAAGTCGAGGTGCCGCGCACGGTGGCTCAGAGCACGGCGTCTGTCCCGGCTGCCACTCCAGCGCATCTCCAGCAGATCGGTGTACTTCCGGCCTGGGCCGCAGGGTTCAGGGGCAGTGGAATTCGCATTGGACACCTGGACAGCGGCATTGACGCCAGCCACCCTGAGCTGAGCGGTAAAGTGGCCGCTTTTGCCGAGTTCGATGCTGAAGGCAACCGTGTGAGCGGTGCGCAGACTCGCGACACCACCAACCACGGCACCCACACTGCTGGCCTGATGGTGGGCAAATCGGTGGGTGTGGCCCCCGATGCCAAAGTGATTAGTGCGCTGGTCTTGCCGAACAACTCCGGGACCTTTGCCCAGGTGATTGCTGGGATGCAGTACGTCATAGACCCTGATGGCAAACCTACTACCAATGACGGTGCCCAGATCGTGAACATGAGCCTTGGCGTGCCAGGAACCTTCAGTGAATTCATGGTTCCGGTTCAGAACATGCTGAGCGCAGGAGTCGTGCCAGTCTTTGCCATCGGCAACTACGGTCCCTCAGCGGGCACGACGGGGAGCCCCGGCAACATCCCCGAAGCGATCGGTGTAGGCGCGGTGGACAGCAACGGCCAGGTGGCGACCTTCAGCAGCCGTGGTCCAGCCATTTGGAATATCGGCGGCCAGAACGTCACCGTGACCAAGCCGGACATCGCTGCGCCGGGTGTGGCCCTGACCAGCTCGGTGCCGGGTGGTGGGTACGCCGCCCTGAGTGGGTCTTCCCAGGCCAGCCCACTGGTGGCTGGGGCAACCGCGCTGATGCTTCAGGCGCGGCCTGGCAGCACCGTCCCAGCCATCAAGGATGCGCTGTATACCACGGCCAGTGGCGGAGCGACCAAGAACAACAACGTGGGCCACGGTCTGATCAATCTGCCCGCCGCCATGACCAAGCTGGGTGTGAACTTGAACCAGCCGACTCCCGCGCCTGCTCCAACCCCAGCTCCCACGCCCACCCCCACCCCCGCGCCAACTCCGACCCCTACGCCCACGCCAGCTCCAGCGCCTGTACCCGCACCTGCTCCGACCCCTACGCCCACCCCAGCACCGGCGCCTGTACCCACGCCTCCCCCGGTGCCAACGCCATCCCCCACTCCGGCCAATCCCACAGGTCCAGCCGGCTTCACGTTCTGTGGTTGGGAAAACAGCCGTTGTACGGGAGCTACCCAGCGGGAAGTGGCTTTCGGAGCCAATGGCAAATTTGTGACTGGAACCAGCACCGAAGACAGCTTCCTGTGCACGGTGACCGAATGGGGGACCAATCCCGCACCTGGTGTGCGTAAGGCCTGCTTTATCAAGAACCCTGTGTCTCAACCAGCGCCAGCACCCGCTCCCGCTCCTGCGCCTCAACCCACGCCAGCTCCTGCGCCGACCACCAAGCCCCGCGTGCTGCTGGTGGACGATGACGGCGGCAGCGCTAAGGATGTCACCACCTACCTGCGCGATGCGGTCAAGGCCAATGCCGTCACAGGTGGAGCGTACGTCTGGGATACCCGGCGTGGGTCAGTGCCCCTGAGCGAGATGCGCAAAGCCGACATCGTACTTTGGGCCACGGGTGATGCTTACACCAATACGCTGACCAGCCAGGATATCCAGAACCTGATGGCCTATATGCAGGGCGGTGGCCGGGTGCTCCTGACTGGGCAGGATATCGGTTATGACGTGGGCAAGACGACTTTCTACGACACTTATCTGGGCAGCCGCTTTGTACAGGATTCGAGTGGCACATCTGTCTTCAGGACCGCTGCGCCGCTGGGCGTGACGAACTACAGCCTGAACGCCAGCGGCAGTGCAGCCAACCAACTGTACCCGGATGTGCTGGCCGCCACCCGCGGCGCCGTGGTGGCCGGGAACTGGACCACGCAGATCAGCGCCCAGAGCCTGCCTGCCGACCCGAACCCGCGCCGCGCCGCAGGCCGGGCCGCGCCGCAGATCACCGCACAGTCCACGGAAACGGGTTCCATCGTTTTATTTGATGCAGGAACCTATAAGTCAGCAAATCTGGGCTTTGGCCTGGAAGGTCTGACCCCACAGGCACGCAATACCCTGACCGCGCAGCTGTTCAGCTGGCTGATGCGCTAA
- a CDS encoding P1 family peptidase, with translation MPVNRTLTALPSFQVGHWTDSVGRTGCTVILCPPQGAVASASFLGSSPGTREGVLLSPEKAVERVHALLLTGGSAFGLAAADGVMQELSARGIGVETPFARVPIVPAAVIYDLGSGDPQARPDAESGRQALLAASADPVPCGAVGAGTGATISKWRGPAGTHPGGLGSVYLEDGGVGVAVLAVVNPVGDVLDESGQPMGQAAGAEPVGGMPGSAVQNTTLLAVATEHTLTKAECRRLADAACAALARVIAPSHTGWDGDSAFALSSAALPPADPLRLSDLTQQGVCAAVRQAVQASQNTPSAD, from the coding sequence CTGCCCGTGAACCGCACCCTGACGGCCCTGCCCAGCTTTCAGGTCGGGCACTGGACCGACTCGGTGGGCCGCACCGGCTGCACCGTGATTCTTTGCCCACCGCAGGGAGCGGTGGCATCCGCCAGCTTTCTGGGCTCCAGCCCCGGCACGCGTGAAGGCGTCTTACTGTCCCCTGAAAAAGCCGTGGAGCGGGTCCACGCCTTGCTGCTGACCGGGGGCAGTGCTTTTGGCCTGGCAGCTGCCGACGGGGTGATGCAGGAGCTTTCTGCGCGTGGCATAGGGGTAGAAACCCCCTTTGCGCGGGTGCCGATTGTCCCGGCGGCAGTGATTTATGACCTGGGCAGTGGGGATCCACAGGCCCGACCAGATGCCGAGTCTGGAAGGCAGGCGCTCTTGGCCGCCAGCGCTGATCCGGTGCCTTGCGGGGCAGTCGGTGCCGGGACCGGGGCCACCATCAGCAAATGGCGTGGACCAGCCGGGACCCACCCTGGCGGTCTGGGCAGTGTTTACCTCGAAGATGGCGGCGTAGGGGTGGCAGTGCTGGCCGTAGTGAACCCAGTAGGCGACGTGCTGGATGAATCTGGGCAACCTATGGGTCAGGCAGCAGGTGCTGAACCGGTCGGCGGCATGCCGGGCAGCGCGGTGCAGAACACCACCCTGCTGGCGGTGGCCACCGAGCATACGCTGACCAAGGCCGAATGTCGGCGGCTGGCCGACGCTGCTTGCGCTGCACTGGCCCGTGTCATTGCCCCTAGCCATACCGGATGGGATGGTGACAGTGCTTTTGCGCTGAGCAGCGCAGCCCTGCCGCCCGCCGACCCGCTACGCCTGAGCGATCTGACCCAGCAGGGGGTGTGTGCGGCGGTGCGCCAGGCGGTGCAGGCTTCGCAGAACACCCCCAGCGCAGACTGA